From a single Gimesia fumaroli genomic region:
- a CDS encoding dihydroorotate dehydrogenase electron transfer subunit, with protein sequence MTTASEFSDCATPQYLSATVVEQEQMARDTYRLRLECPPISDVILPGQFFMVREPGVNDPLLGRPFALYDTYLDDSGTPVGFDFGYVVVGKLTSRMTHWQPGDQVEVWGPLGNGFPQPGSGSLVMVAGGIGQTPFLATAREALQQRKYGQPRRTLDTFPDQVSLLYGARSKEYLAGLDDFRLDGLDIDVATDDGSFGHHGYVTDLLQQRIDSSSPPATIFCCGPEPMMEAVSKLALKAKIPCWLSLETPMACGFGACFSCVAKVRISDEEWDYRRTCVEGPVFNAETLVF encoded by the coding sequence ATGACAACAGCCTCGGAATTCAGTGATTGTGCTACGCCACAATATCTCTCTGCGACCGTGGTCGAACAGGAACAAATGGCACGCGACACGTATCGCTTGCGTCTGGAATGTCCCCCGATCTCAGATGTCATTCTGCCCGGACAGTTCTTTATGGTGCGGGAGCCCGGAGTGAATGACCCGTTGCTCGGACGTCCATTTGCACTCTACGATACCTACCTCGATGATTCGGGAACGCCCGTCGGTTTCGACTTTGGTTATGTGGTTGTCGGCAAATTAACCTCACGAATGACGCACTGGCAGCCGGGAGATCAGGTCGAAGTCTGGGGCCCGCTGGGTAACGGGTTTCCGCAGCCGGGAAGTGGTTCACTGGTCATGGTGGCAGGCGGCATCGGTCAAACTCCCTTTCTGGCGACCGCACGCGAAGCATTGCAGCAACGAAAGTATGGTCAGCCGCGTCGGACTCTGGACACATTCCCGGATCAAGTCAGTTTGCTCTACGGCGCGCGATCAAAAGAATATCTGGCAGGGCTGGATGATTTTCGTCTGGATGGACTGGACATCGACGTGGCGACGGATGATGGCTCTTTCGGTCACCATGGTTATGTGACCGATTTGCTGCAGCAACGCATTGATAGTTCCTCGCCGCCTGCGACGATTTTCTGCTGTGGTCCGGAACCGATGATGGAAGCAGTCAGCAAGTTGGCACTGAAAGCAAAGATTCCCTGCTGGTTGTCGCTGGAAACGCCGATGGCGTGCGGCTTTGGTGCCTGTTTCAGTTGTGTGGCCAAAGTGCGGATCAGCGATGAGGAATGGGATTACCGTCGGACTTGTGTGGAAGGTCCCGTGTTCAACGCGGAAACGCTGGTATTTTAG
- a CDS encoding pseudouridine synthase: MSPRTPSPSDSDADQPTNDVDQATNDAELIRLQKFLAATGLGSRRHCEEYIETGRVTVDGDPVTELGAKVDPETQVICVDGERVRLQPRRYYLLNKPTGFLCTNNDPAGRRRVVDLFPNDGQRLFTVGRLDENSEGLILVTNDGALAERLAHPRYKVARTYQVQVAGNPAREKLDELRKGVRFKEGVFRVSGLKYLKKQGKSSFLELTLHEGQNREIRRMMARIGHKVIQLMRVRFGPLNLGKLKTGEYRRLTDWELKKLREMLNEKHSPTIRHRKGRKNVSHGKSRSSRGQAGKKTSDRKPADGKPVGRKPYDKKPAGAGKKQGPASSGQKTTGRRIIGDVQGQRTRQGKRK; the protein is encoded by the coding sequence ATGAGTCCCCGTACACCGTCTCCCTCTGATTCCGACGCGGATCAACCCACGAACGATGTGGATCAAGCTACAAACGATGCGGAATTAATCCGTCTGCAGAAATTTCTTGCTGCGACCGGCCTGGGCTCCCGCCGTCATTGTGAAGAGTACATTGAAACAGGTCGGGTGACCGTCGATGGCGATCCCGTGACCGAATTAGGAGCGAAGGTCGATCCGGAGACACAGGTGATTTGTGTGGATGGCGAGCGGGTGCGTCTTCAGCCACGCCGCTACTATCTGTTGAATAAACCGACGGGATTTCTCTGCACAAACAATGATCCGGCGGGTCGCAGAAGAGTCGTTGATCTGTTTCCCAATGATGGCCAGCGGCTGTTTACTGTTGGGCGGTTGGATGAAAACAGTGAAGGCTTAATTCTGGTCACGAATGACGGTGCACTGGCAGAGAGACTGGCGCATCCCCGTTATAAGGTGGCGCGAACTTATCAGGTGCAGGTCGCAGGCAATCCGGCACGCGAAAAACTGGACGAGTTACGCAAAGGGGTCCGTTTTAAAGAAGGCGTCTTTCGTGTTTCCGGGTTGAAATATCTGAAAAAGCAGGGGAAGAGCTCATTTCTGGAACTGACGCTGCACGAAGGTCAGAACCGGGAAATTCGCCGGATGATGGCACGCATTGGTCATAAAGTGATTCAACTGATGCGCGTGCGATTTGGGCCACTCAATCTTGGCAAACTTAAAACGGGTGAATACCGGCGTTTGACGGACTGGGAATTGAAAAAATTGCGGGAGATGCTGAATGAAAAACATTCCCCCACGATTCGTCATCGCAAAGGTCGAAAAAATGTATCGCACGGGAAATCTCGAAGTTCCCGCGGTCAGGCTGGCAAAAAAACATCAGACAGAAAACCCGCTGACGGCAAGCCCGTCGGTCGGAAACCCTACGATAAAAAGCCTGCAGGAGCCGGCAAAAAACAGGGACCCGCTTCATCAGGTCAGAAGACAACAGGACGTCGAATTATTGGTGACGTTCAAGGGCAACGAACGCGACAAGGAAAGCGGAAATGA
- a CDS encoding sigma-70 family RNA polymerase sigma factor, whose amino-acid sequence MYSAIAGNPSESGSFSELGARALTANQAKPCQCELLSAKKAARMKKYCVTRELQKRAEKICSAEIEYVFSDHFDQDDAGEQILQPLHQLCSELNPEVDDETEGFPAQYAPLYSVPLLEKEQEVILFKGMNYLKYRASVLRDQIDLKSPCVGLLDRIEQKLKDAHRLRDYIIQANLRLVVSIAKGLTDRANTFEDIVSDGQMPLIRAVEIFDIDRGNRFSTYGTWAIRNFLFRATKKGRKYRKSFVSGVESAAMGLSDFRSTPRSHESYHHSIRYVLKQVLHTLDEREQLILKRRFGLYHSDAPEKFREIADDLGISTERVRQLTIRSLQRMRDVIEEQNLELPEIPEII is encoded by the coding sequence ATGTATAGTGCTATCGCAGGTAATCCATCGGAGTCAGGTTCTTTTTCTGAACTGGGAGCACGTGCGCTGACTGCCAATCAAGCGAAGCCCTGTCAGTGTGAGTTGCTGTCGGCTAAAAAAGCAGCCCGGATGAAAAAGTATTGTGTCACACGGGAATTACAGAAGCGCGCTGAGAAGATCTGCTCCGCCGAAATCGAATATGTCTTCAGCGATCATTTCGATCAGGATGACGCTGGCGAGCAGATTCTGCAGCCATTACATCAGCTCTGTTCTGAGTTAAATCCGGAGGTTGATGACGAAACAGAGGGATTTCCAGCGCAATATGCGCCCCTGTATTCCGTGCCTCTGCTGGAAAAAGAGCAGGAAGTAATTTTATTCAAGGGCATGAATTATCTGAAATACCGGGCGTCTGTGCTGAGAGACCAGATCGATCTCAAGTCTCCCTGTGTAGGGCTATTGGATCGAATCGAACAGAAGCTGAAGGATGCGCATCGATTGCGGGATTACATCATTCAAGCCAATTTACGGTTGGTGGTTTCTATTGCAAAAGGTCTGACCGATCGAGCGAATACGTTTGAGGATATCGTAAGCGATGGTCAAATGCCGTTGATTCGGGCGGTCGAAATTTTTGACATCGACCGTGGCAACCGCTTTAGTACTTATGGGACATGGGCGATTCGCAACTTTCTGTTTCGTGCGACAAAAAAAGGTCGGAAATACCGGAAATCATTTGTGAGCGGTGTTGAGTCGGCGGCGATGGGGTTAAGTGATTTTCGTTCGACGCCCCGTTCACATGAATCGTATCACCATTCGATTCGATATGTACTGAAACAGGTCTTGCACACCCTGGATGAACGCGAGCAGCTGATTTTGAAGCGGCGTTTTGGATTGTATCACTCCGATGCACCGGAAAAGTTTCGTGAGATTGCGGATGACCTGGGCATCAGTACCGAACGCGTCAGGCAGTTGACAATTCGATCACTGCAGCGGATGCGCGATGTGATTGAAGAGCAAAATCTGGAATTACCGGAAATTCCTGAAATCATTTGA
- a CDS encoding DNA-binding transcriptional response regulator codes for MSVKHDKINQAATPAFAENAERQMKSRDTADLDLADSDAHETHLRSSQRPLIPPRLKVLFVSAQRPVWVSLALRLDAIGCSEPRLEWVSTSEEALTLLRNDSFDCMLLHLNGETKASRLELLNAIRMSGCQEPVVLMLASPDDQIVLAACENQAEVLVSPALWESPALLGVMQRAMLAHELNEENHRLQVDNHRRLVRERDEAERLLNQQRSMVEELQTLTYPSEVDESESDLLSGESQHPMDSEATSVEFPIPQEVQDYYHELLRTYVIMGSGSLKEEILQIAELLSAANLPPRHVLEFHLQCVEVIVRGLGNRSSRHVMSRADLLALEMMVHLGECYQKKSD; via the coding sequence ATGAGCGTGAAGCATGACAAGATCAATCAGGCAGCGACTCCTGCTTTCGCAGAAAATGCAGAAAGACAGATGAAGTCCCGAGACACTGCCGATCTGGATCTCGCTGACAGCGATGCACACGAAACTCATTTGCGTTCATCGCAAAGGCCATTAATTCCCCCGCGTCTGAAAGTACTGTTTGTCAGCGCGCAGAGACCCGTCTGGGTCAGCCTGGCTTTGCGACTGGATGCCATCGGTTGTTCGGAGCCTCGATTAGAGTGGGTGTCGACTTCGGAAGAAGCATTGACCCTCCTGCGAAATGACAGCTTCGACTGTATGTTGCTGCATCTGAACGGAGAGACCAAAGCGAGTCGACTGGAATTGCTAAACGCGATTCGGATGAGTGGCTGTCAGGAACCAGTTGTGCTGATGCTGGCTTCACCCGACGATCAGATTGTACTGGCGGCTTGTGAAAATCAGGCCGAAGTTTTAGTCTCGCCGGCGCTGTGGGAGTCCCCGGCGCTACTGGGCGTGATGCAGCGGGCAATGCTGGCTCATGAGTTGAACGAAGAAAATCACCGGTTACAGGTCGACAATCATCGACGCCTGGTTCGGGAACGGGATGAAGCAGAACGGTTGTTGAATCAGCAACGTTCGATGGTGGAAGAATTGCAGACGCTCACTTATCCGAGCGAAGTGGATGAGTCTGAATCTGACTTGCTGTCAGGGGAGAGTCAGCATCCCATGGATTCCGAGGCGACATCGGTTGAATTTCCGATTCCGCAAGAGGTTCAGGATTACTATCACGAATTGCTGCGAACCTATGTGATTATGGGATCGGGGAGTCTCAAAGAAGAAATTCTGCAAATTGCGGAGTTGCTCTCTGCAGCCAATCTGCCCCCGCGCCACGTTCTGGAATTTCATCTCCAATGCGTTGAAGTCATTGTACGGGGGTTGGGGAATCGCAGTTCGCGACATGTGATGTCTCGCGCTGACTTACTGGCGTTGGAGATGATGGTTCACCTGGGAGAGTGTTATCAGAAAAAATCTGATTAA